One part of the Verrucomicrobiales bacterium genome encodes these proteins:
- a CDS encoding D-alanine--D-alanine ligase yields the protein MSKSYTITVMLGGPSAEREVSLVTGTAVARALRSLGHRVHELDPQPGNWDLPPGTEVVFLALHGTYGEDGTVQQELENLGVPYTGCGVEASRLAFDKVLTKQRCVEHGVPTARYQVFDRASKPWPTGWEPPVVLKPVRQGSSVGLQFVREISAWPQALAESLKYDTEVLMEEMILGRETTVGILAGVPLPVVEVRPKQGGYDYRNKYTAGATEYLCPAPFEPGVTSGIQNAALAAFRAIQGRDYARVDVMVRPDGSPVVLEVNTLPGMTETSLLPKAAAAAGMSYEQLCQRMIELAVARA from the coding sequence ATGTCTAAATCTTACACGATTACGGTGATGCTAGGTGGACCCTCGGCCGAACGTGAGGTGTCGCTCGTGACGGGAACGGCCGTCGCGCGAGCGCTTCGCTCATTGGGACATCGGGTGCACGAGCTCGATCCCCAGCCTGGTAACTGGGATTTGCCCCCCGGGACAGAGGTGGTGTTCCTGGCGCTGCACGGCACCTATGGGGAGGACGGCACCGTTCAGCAGGAATTGGAGAATCTCGGGGTGCCCTACACGGGATGCGGCGTCGAGGCCAGTCGCTTGGCCTTTGATAAGGTCCTGACCAAGCAGCGGTGTGTGGAGCATGGGGTCCCCACCGCCCGATACCAGGTTTTCGATCGAGCCTCCAAGCCTTGGCCCACGGGGTGGGAGCCCCCCGTCGTTCTAAAGCCAGTCCGGCAGGGCTCCAGCGTGGGGCTGCAGTTCGTGCGTGAAATCTCCGCCTGGCCGCAGGCGTTGGCGGAGTCGTTGAAGTATGACACCGAAGTCCTGATGGAAGAGATGATCCTGGGTCGAGAGACCACCGTAGGCATCCTGGCGGGAGTTCCTTTGCCGGTGGTCGAAGTTCGCCCCAAACAGGGCGGATACGACTACCGTAACAAATATACGGCGGGTGCCACGGAGTATCTATGTCCTGCCCCGTTCGAGCCGGGGGTGACCTCCGGCATTCAGAACGCGGCCTTGGCGGCATTTCGGGCCATCCAGGGACGCGACTATGCCCGGGTCGATGTGATGGTTCGTCCGGACGGCAGTCCGGTGGTTCTTGAGGTGAATACGCTGCCGGGCATGACTGAGACCAGCCTGCTGCCGAAGGCTGCGGCTGCGGCCGGTATGAGCTACGAGCAGCTTTGCCAGCGCATGATTGAACTGGCGGTCGCCCGGGCCTGA
- the murB gene encoding UDP-N-acetylmuramate dehydrogenase — protein sequence MPSSPDSVSDHLRQRLDPSSIVQSGQPLAKKTTLRVGGKADIYVEPAHEADLATVLRVCRDLSLPVTLLGRGSNLLIRDGGIRGVVVCLAQPAFSHIVVEGERLRCGAGARLKAVSVEARRAGLTGLEFLEGIPGSVGGALRMNAGAMGVWTFHVVESIRYMTPGGEIEEHPAAEVESRYRCCPILKTHVALSAVLRGTPSTTAEVAARMSAYSSKRWESQPAQPSAGCVFKNPAAVPAGKLIDELGLKGTRVGGAVVSDVHGNFIVNEGDATAADVLKLIETVRERIRAARGIEMETEVEILGEDLPLS from the coding sequence GTGCCAAGCAGTCCTGATTCAGTCTCCGACCACCTACGACAGCGACTCGACCCGTCATCGATCGTTCAGTCGGGGCAACCTTTGGCCAAGAAGACGACGTTAAGGGTTGGCGGTAAGGCGGACATTTATGTGGAGCCGGCCCACGAGGCCGACCTGGCGACAGTGTTGCGGGTTTGTCGTGACCTCTCGCTGCCGGTGACGTTGCTGGGGCGTGGCTCGAATTTGCTGATTCGGGACGGCGGGATTCGAGGCGTTGTCGTCTGCCTGGCCCAGCCCGCCTTCAGCCACATCGTGGTAGAAGGCGAACGGCTTCGCTGTGGGGCGGGTGCTCGCCTGAAAGCGGTGTCGGTGGAGGCTCGACGCGCGGGTTTGACAGGACTGGAATTTCTCGAAGGGATACCGGGGAGCGTTGGCGGCGCCCTGCGAATGAATGCAGGTGCGATGGGCGTTTGGACCTTCCACGTTGTCGAATCCATCCGCTATATGACCCCCGGTGGTGAAATCGAGGAGCATCCGGCCGCCGAAGTGGAATCGCGCTATCGCTGCTGCCCGATTCTGAAAACACACGTGGCTTTATCGGCAGTGTTGCGGGGAACTCCCTCGACCACGGCTGAAGTCGCGGCTCGGATGAGCGCCTATAGTTCGAAACGCTGGGAAAGTCAGCCGGCTCAACCCAGCGCGGGATGCGTTTTCAAGAACCCCGCGGCGGTGCCCGCCGGCAAGCTCATTGACGAACTGGGGCTGAAGGGCACCCGCGTTGGTGGGGCGGTGGTGTCGGACGTGCATGGGAACTTCATTGTGAACGAAGGGGATGCCACGGCGGCTGATGTGTTGAAACTCATCGAAACAGTGCGGGAAAGGATTCGTGCGGCCCGGGGAATTGAGATGGAAACCGAGGTGGAAATTCTCGGGGAGGATCTGCCTCTCTCCTGA
- a CDS encoding UDP-N-acetylglucosamine--N-acetylmuramyl-(pentapeptide) pyrophosphoryl-undecaprenol N-acetylglucosamine transferase produces MSDSTSYPSHLVIACGGTGGHLFPGVAVGGVWLQRGGEVTLVVSEKEIDQVALQGESRFRVARLPALGSGQGSWFRLLSGLWASGARCRSMFRERPPQAVLAMGGFTSLAPILAGRRVGAGLFLHDSNAIPGRANRWLSLLTDEAFVGFEQAGRRLRTAQVHRTGTPVRPEFVRPVSASPARLALGLDPSRPVLLAMGGSQGAHGVNEAVLKSLPALLAAWPEVQFLHLTGRADFAAVNSRYQEFSAKAVVLPYLAEMHLALAAADLAVSRAGGSSLAEFAAMQLPAVLLPLPTAADDHQTANAQAVSAARAGIWLPQRQALDGRLAEVVLSLGRDSEKLRQMKTRLAEMHVVDAARRIADRMAAHLQLSAPRGAAGGSSSRPAANVFCAPSST; encoded by the coding sequence ATGTCCGACTCGACTTCATATCCCAGCCATTTGGTCATCGCGTGCGGCGGCACTGGGGGACATTTATTCCCCGGAGTTGCGGTGGGAGGCGTATGGCTTCAGCGGGGGGGAGAGGTGACATTGGTGGTTTCCGAGAAGGAAATCGACCAGGTGGCATTGCAGGGTGAATCCCGGTTCCGAGTGGCTAGGCTGCCAGCTCTGGGCTCCGGCCAGGGTTCGTGGTTTCGCCTGCTCTCCGGGCTCTGGGCTTCTGGGGCGCGATGTCGGTCCATGTTTAGGGAGCGTCCCCCCCAAGCCGTGCTGGCCATGGGAGGCTTTACCAGTTTGGCCCCCATCTTGGCAGGGCGGCGCGTCGGAGCTGGTTTGTTTCTGCATGATTCCAATGCCATCCCCGGACGGGCAAATCGTTGGCTATCCTTGCTGACCGACGAGGCGTTTGTAGGGTTCGAACAAGCGGGCCGCCGCCTGCGCACGGCCCAGGTCCATCGAACCGGCACGCCGGTCCGGCCTGAGTTTGTCCGTCCCGTTTCCGCCAGCCCGGCTCGGTTAGCGCTTGGATTGGATCCCTCGAGGCCGGTGTTGTTGGCCATGGGGGGAAGCCAAGGGGCGCATGGGGTCAACGAGGCGGTGCTGAAGTCGCTCCCGGCTTTACTCGCAGCTTGGCCGGAGGTGCAATTCCTGCACCTGACCGGGCGGGCTGATTTTGCGGCGGTTAACTCGCGATATCAGGAGTTTTCCGCTAAGGCCGTGGTTCTTCCCTACCTGGCGGAGATGCACCTCGCCCTGGCGGCGGCGGACCTCGCCGTGAGCCGCGCTGGTGGATCTTCTTTGGCTGAGTTCGCGGCCATGCAACTCCCAGCTGTTCTCCTACCCTTGCCCACGGCGGCGGACGATCATCAGACCGCCAATGCTCAAGCCGTGTCAGCCGCGCGGGCGGGCATCTGGTTGCCGCAGCGACAGGCGCTGGACGGGCGGCTCGCTGAGGTGGTTCTCTCCTTAGGTCGCGATTCTGAGAAACTGAGGCAGATGAAAACTCGCCTGGCCGAAATGCATGTGGTGGATGCCGCACGGCGGATTGCGGACCGAATGGCCGCGCATCTACAGCTTAGCGCTCCCCGGGGTGCGGCTGGCGGGTCCAGTTCCCGCCCGGCCGCCAACGTCTTCTGTGCTCCTTCCTCAACTTAG
- the ftsW gene encoding putative lipid II flippase FtsW translates to MKTATTLLVFCVAALAALGLVMITSACIGMDSTKYFRNQTFWFGVGLGVCCLMAGPDYKHLRKFSWVIYGGGLILLALVFVPGLAPVIKGARRWIVIGGQSLQPSEFVKLALIIALARYCEINQSQMRTFSRGFLLPGLLIGAVLALLLPEPDWGTTVLLACVGGMMLLVAGLRPIFFWPAAVGGLAALVVAVMHNSVRSTRVLAWLHPELYKDDKGYQAYQAMIALGSGGVTGVGLGEGRTKLGFMPEHHTDFIFSVIGEEMGLIATLAVLLAFILIVICGCIISWNARDPFGMYLGTGVTFLLGLQAFINIGVVTGALPNKGLALPFLSYGGSNLLAMSAAVGLLLNVARHAGASAQRGRLFGNDTNPFAEAAA, encoded by the coding sequence ATGAAAACCGCCACTACCCTTCTCGTCTTCTGTGTTGCCGCCCTGGCTGCGCTTGGTCTCGTGATGATCACGAGCGCCTGCATTGGCATGGACAGCACCAAGTATTTTCGTAACCAGACCTTTTGGTTCGGCGTCGGATTGGGAGTGTGCTGCCTGATGGCGGGGCCTGATTATAAGCATCTTCGAAAGTTCTCCTGGGTGATCTATGGCGGGGGCCTGATCCTTCTGGCCTTGGTGTTCGTGCCTGGGCTGGCGCCCGTGATCAAGGGGGCACGCCGGTGGATCGTGATCGGCGGGCAATCGCTGCAACCTTCCGAGTTTGTGAAGTTGGCCCTCATCATCGCCTTGGCTCGCTATTGCGAAATCAACCAGAGCCAGATGCGAACCTTCTCCCGCGGTTTCCTGCTTCCCGGCCTCTTGATCGGTGCCGTGCTTGCGCTCCTGCTCCCGGAGCCCGATTGGGGGACGACGGTGCTGCTGGCCTGCGTTGGGGGAATGATGCTGCTCGTGGCGGGGTTACGCCCGATCTTCTTTTGGCCCGCTGCGGTTGGCGGCTTGGCTGCGTTGGTGGTGGCGGTGATGCACAATTCAGTTCGATCGACTCGCGTCCTGGCTTGGCTGCATCCCGAACTGTATAAGGACGACAAAGGATACCAGGCCTACCAGGCGATGATCGCTCTCGGGTCGGGAGGTGTTACTGGGGTGGGCTTGGGGGAGGGGCGCACCAAGCTCGGATTCATGCCGGAGCACCACACCGATTTCATCTTTTCCGTGATTGGGGAGGAAATGGGTCTAATCGCCACGTTGGCTGTCCTGCTCGCTTTCATCCTGATTGTGATCTGCGGCTGCATCATTAGCTGGAATGCGCGAGATCCGTTCGGCATGTACTTGGGAACGGGAGTAACCTTCCTTCTGGGTCTGCAGGCGTTCATCAACATTGGGGTGGTGACGGGTGCGCTTCCCAACAAGGGCTTGGCGCTTCCCTTTCTCAGTTATGGAGGGTCGAATCTGCTGGCGATGTCGGCTGCGGTGGGTTTGCTCCTCAACGTGGCTCGCCATGCGGGAGCCTCGGCACAACGTGGTCGGCTCTTTGGCAACGACACCAATCCTTTCGCCGAGGCCGCTGCCTAG